A stretch of the Marivirga tractuosa DSM 4126 genome encodes the following:
- a CDS encoding citrate synthase, with protein MSDHAKLSYAGKDYDLPVIEGSEKEVAVDISKLRANSGLITIDPGFKNTGSTKSAITFLNGEEGILRYRGYSIEELAEKSSFLEVSYLLIYGELPTKAQLEHFQNEITTHTLVHEDIKKILDGFPSNAHPMGVLSSLVCSLTAFYPESLDPNRSSKEVDLSIIRILSKMPTFAAWAFKNQIGHPVNYPDNELDYQSNFLKMMFALPAEKYKVNPVVAKALNTLLILHADHEQNCSTSTVRVVGSSQASLYASISAGINALWGPLHGGANQAVLEMLEQIEKAGGDTAKFIAKAKDKNDPFRLMGFGHRVYKNFDPRAKIIKKAADDVLGQLGVDDPLLTIAKELEQIALKDEYFVEKKLYPNVDFYSGIIYRAMGIPTEMFTVMFALGRLPGWIAQWKEMRENNEPIGRPRQVYTGENLRSYVDLNKR; from the coding sequence ATGTCAGATCACGCAAAATTATCATACGCAGGAAAAGATTACGACTTACCAGTTATTGAAGGTAGTGAAAAGGAAGTAGCTGTTGATATAAGCAAACTTAGAGCAAATAGCGGACTCATCACTATTGATCCAGGCTTCAAAAACACTGGTTCTACCAAAAGTGCGATAACATTCCTAAATGGTGAGGAAGGAATATTAAGATACAGAGGATATTCCATTGAAGAGCTTGCGGAAAAATCATCATTTCTCGAAGTTTCTTATTTGTTGATTTATGGTGAGTTACCTACGAAAGCTCAATTGGAACATTTCCAAAACGAAATTACAACTCATACTTTAGTACATGAGGATATCAAAAAAATATTAGATGGATTCCCGTCAAATGCCCACCCAATGGGAGTCTTGTCTTCATTAGTGTGTTCATTAACTGCTTTTTACCCTGAATCTTTAGATCCAAATAGATCTTCTAAAGAGGTTGACTTAAGTATTATTAGAATATTATCAAAAATGCCAACATTTGCAGCTTGGGCATTTAAAAATCAAATTGGGCATCCGGTAAATTACCCAGATAATGAGTTAGACTATCAGTCAAATTTCCTTAAAATGATGTTTGCCCTACCAGCAGAAAAGTATAAAGTGAATCCAGTAGTAGCTAAGGCACTAAACACTTTATTAATTCTTCACGCTGATCACGAGCAAAACTGTTCTACTTCCACTGTTAGAGTTGTTGGTAGTTCGCAAGCGAGTTTGTACGCATCAATATCAGCTGGTATCAATGCGCTTTGGGGACCATTGCATGGTGGTGCTAATCAAGCAGTTTTAGAAATGCTAGAACAAATTGAAAAAGCAGGTGGAGATACTGCTAAATTTATTGCGAAAGCAAAAGATAAAAATGATCCTTTCCGTTTAATGGGATTTGGCCATAGGGTTTACAAAAACTTTGACCCAAGAGCTAAAATCATCAAAAAAGCAGCTGATGATGTTTTAGGGCAATTGGGGGTTGATGATCCATTATTAACTATTGCAAAAGAATTAGAACAAATTGCCTTAAAAGATGAGTATTTCGTAGAGAAAAAACTTTATCCAAATGTTGATTTCTATTCTGGCATTATTTATCGCGCAATGGGGATTCCTACTGAAATGTTCACTGTGATGTTTGCATTAGGTCGTTTACCAGGTTGGATTGCTCAGTGGAAAGAAATGAGAGAAAACAATGAACCAATCGGAAGACCAAGACAGGTTTACACTGGTGAAAACTTGAGGTCTTATGTTGACTTGAACAAAAGATAA
- a CDS encoding acyl-CoA-binding protein, translating into MSLQEDFKIAAERSKTDIKDRPSNEDLLKLYALFKQGEEGDVSGEKPGGFDFKAIAKYNAWEELKGKPSEEAMKEYIELVNKLANA; encoded by the coding sequence ATGAGTTTACAAGAAGATTTTAAAATTGCCGCAGAAAGGTCTAAAACAGATATCAAAGACAGACCCTCTAATGAAGATTTATTAAAGTTATATGCTTTGTTTAAGCAAGGAGAAGAAGGAGATGTTTCTGGTGAAAAACCTGGCGGTTTTGACTTTAAAGCAATTGCGAAATACAATGCTTGGGAAGAATTGAAAGGAAAACCATCAGAAGAGGCTATGAAAGAGTATATTGAATTAGTAAACAAACTAGCTAACGCATAA
- a CDS encoding aspartate aminotransferase family protein: MYQSDKDIFLNNIAQTSPFPFLLEVESANGIYLNTKDGKSYMDLISGVAVSNLGHQHPKIVDAVKKQLEKHMHIMVYGEYVQSSVNKLAKILTDNLPQHLNSIYFCNSGAESIEGALKLAKRVTGRTEMLAFRGAYHGSTHGALSISSNENKKYRFRPLLPDVGFLRLNNFEDLSLITKRTACVVIESIQGDAGVRIPEQNFLEALRKKCTETGALLIMDEIQSGIGRTAKLFAFEHFGVEPDILCTAKALGGGLPLGAFIADKYQMDLFTKNPMLGHINTFGGNPMSCAAAVATLEVILEGDFLEEVERKGAKIEELISHAAIVDVRRKGLMFAFEFETDEIVNKIVQECLANGVICFWFLSCPNSFRIAPPLTITDEEIEKACKIINTAIKKVVK; encoded by the coding sequence TTGTATCAATCTGATAAAGACATATTTCTAAATAACATTGCTCAAACCTCTCCTTTCCCTTTTTTATTGGAAGTGGAAAGCGCTAATGGTATTTATTTAAATACTAAAGATGGAAAATCCTATATGGATCTTATCTCAGGTGTGGCAGTTAGCAATTTAGGTCATCAACATCCTAAAATAGTTGATGCAGTAAAAAAACAGCTAGAGAAACACATGCACATCATGGTTTATGGTGAGTATGTGCAATCTTCTGTTAATAAATTGGCAAAAATCCTGACGGATAATTTACCCCAACATCTCAATAGCATTTATTTCTGCAACAGTGGGGCTGAATCTATCGAAGGTGCCTTAAAATTAGCTAAAAGAGTAACAGGAAGAACAGAAATGCTAGCCTTCCGAGGAGCCTACCACGGAAGCACACATGGTGCATTAAGTATCTCTTCCAACGAAAATAAGAAGTATAGATTTAGACCTCTCCTACCTGATGTTGGATTTTTAAGATTAAATAATTTTGAAGATTTAAGCCTAATTACCAAAAGAACAGCCTGCGTTGTAATTGAAAGTATTCAAGGAGATGCAGGAGTCAGAATCCCTGAACAGAATTTCCTAGAAGCATTACGAAAAAAATGTACTGAAACTGGAGCATTACTGATTATGGATGAAATACAATCAGGAATTGGAAGAACTGCTAAACTCTTCGCATTTGAACATTTTGGAGTTGAACCTGATATTTTATGTACTGCAAAGGCTTTGGGCGGTGGACTTCCATTAGGAGCTTTTATAGCTGATAAATACCAAATGGATTTATTTACAAAAAATCCAATGTTAGGACATATCAATACTTTTGGAGGAAACCCTATGAGTTGTGCTGCTGCTGTAGCAACTCTTGAAGTAATTTTGGAAGGCGATTTTCTTGAAGAAGTTGAGCGTAAAGGCGCTAAGATTGAAGAGCTAATCTCGCATGCTGCAATTGTGGATGTAAGAAGAAAAGGACTGATGTTCGCCTTTGAGTTTGAAACGGATGAAATAGTCAATAAAATAGTGCAAGAGTGCTTAGCCAATGGTGTCATTTGCTTTTGGTTCCTTTCTTGTCCCAACAGTTTCAGAATTGCACCTCCCCTAACCATTACTGATGAAGAAATTGAAAAAGCATGTAAAATTATCAATACTGCTATAAAAAAAGTCGTCAAGTAA
- a CDS encoding TlpA family protein disulfide reductase, translated as MTKKINWKKEAISWGVMFAIFGTLYLTGWHTPVIGKIQSWFLATHIFTPSIEEKNRTPFNFDGELITPAGKRIAYSELKDKTIFINYWATWCPPCLGEMPHIEKLYLQLKDNPEVVFLMVSKDNEFNKAIQFKAKKEYELPIFQELKSPAQLQSQILPTTFVIKNGEIAFRKEGMSNFNTEDFKNFLIRN; from the coding sequence ATGACTAAAAAAATAAACTGGAAAAAGGAAGCAATTAGCTGGGGAGTGATGTTTGCAATCTTCGGTACATTATACCTCACAGGATGGCACACACCGGTAATTGGCAAAATTCAATCATGGTTTTTGGCTACACACATTTTCACTCCTTCTATTGAAGAAAAAAATAGAACACCCTTTAATTTTGATGGTGAGTTAATCACTCCTGCAGGAAAAAGAATTGCTTATAGTGAGCTCAAGGACAAGACAATTTTCATCAATTATTGGGCAACATGGTGCCCCCCTTGTTTAGGTGAAATGCCACATATTGAAAAGCTTTATCTACAACTAAAAGACAATCCTGAAGTGGTCTTTTTAATGGTCTCAAAAGACAATGAATTTAATAAAGCCATCCAATTCAAAGCAAAAAAGGAGTATGAACTGCCCATTTTTCAAGAATTGAAAAGCCCAGCTCAGTTACAATCACAAATATTACCGACAACTTTTGTGATTAAAAATGGTGAAATCGCCTTTCGTAAAGAAGGAATGAGTAACTTTAATACCGAGGATTTTAAGAACTTCTTGATAAGGAATTAG
- a CDS encoding alkane 1-monooxygenase, translated as MNWLKKIGYFSAFIIPGLTILGFYLGGIANLATLIFVYALIPAIDAAVGRDHSNVPKEAVKSVANDFYYRFITYCWTYFQLAFLIWAVWVASTTTLTIFEWITFTIAVSLSTGGIGITVAHELGHKKSKLERFYSKALLMTVSYMHFYIEHNKGHHVRVSTPEDPATSRENESFYAFWWRSVTKGYLSAWEIENKRLERKGKSKFSIHNNMIWFSLLPFIFASGLALGVSLLIGQITWIPLAFFFAQSILAFSLLEAVNYVEHYGLRRKKIDENRYALVAPHHSWNANHMISNFFLFQLQRHSDHHYNAIKRYQVLDDYENAPQLPAGYPTMILLAHIPPLWFKVMNPKLQQWNNLKSTHV; from the coding sequence ATGAATTGGCTAAAGAAAATCGGTTATTTTAGTGCTTTTATAATTCCAGGTTTAACAATTCTAGGGTTTTACTTGGGCGGAATAGCCAATTTAGCCACTTTGATATTTGTGTACGCCCTTATTCCAGCAATAGATGCTGCAGTTGGCAGAGATCATAGTAATGTCCCGAAAGAAGCTGTAAAATCTGTTGCAAATGATTTCTATTATAGATTTATCACCTATTGCTGGACCTACTTTCAATTGGCTTTCTTAATTTGGGCTGTTTGGGTAGCATCTACCACTACCTTGACAATCTTTGAATGGATTACATTTACCATTGCTGTTTCGCTTTCTACAGGCGGTATTGGTATTACTGTTGCGCATGAACTAGGTCATAAGAAATCCAAACTAGAGCGTTTTTACAGTAAAGCGCTACTCATGACCGTGAGCTATATGCATTTCTATATAGAGCATAATAAAGGACATCATGTTCGAGTATCCACTCCAGAGGATCCTGCAACAAGTAGAGAAAATGAAAGCTTCTATGCTTTTTGGTGGAGATCGGTAACTAAAGGATATTTAAGTGCCTGGGAAATAGAAAATAAGAGGCTAGAAAGAAAAGGCAAATCAAAGTTCTCGATTCATAATAACATGATCTGGTTTAGTCTGCTCCCCTTTATTTTTGCAAGTGGATTAGCATTAGGGGTCAGCCTACTAATTGGTCAAATCACATGGATTCCTTTGGCCTTTTTCTTTGCTCAAAGTATCCTTGCTTTCTCTCTCTTAGAAGCGGTTAACTATGTTGAACATTATGGCTTAAGAAGAAAGAAGATAGATGAAAACAGGTATGCACTAGTAGCACCGCATCATTCTTGGAATGCAAACCACATGATCAGCAACTTTTTCCTATTCCAATTACAGAGACACTCAGACCATCATTATAATGCCATAAAACGATATCAAGTATTAGATGACTACGAAAATGCTCCCCAACTTCCAGCGGGATACCCAACTATGATTTTGTTAGCTCATATTCCACCTCTGTGGTTTAAGGTAATGAATCCGAAGCTTCAGCAATGGAATAATCTTAAATCAACTCATGTTTAA
- a CDS encoding MFS transporter, with protein sequence MTQPFKSPLIKARWAISTIFFCYGLTFASWASRIPSIQEKFSLSEAELGTLLLMLPIGSFISLPIAGVLVAKWNSFSVTRLSIVLYLISLVAISISESIYLLGLVLFLFGLMGNMVNIAINTQAVSLEKEYKKNIMASFHGMWSLAGFFGAIIGAFMIGNEIVLQYHYTIIFATSILASIISFKFLIKSDIDEEDDKPIFVIPDKSLLLLGVIAFCSMMCEGTMFDWSGVYYKKIVNAPKDILGLAYTFFMVSMAGTRFVADYFTTKFGVKKVVFFSGLLNFSGLLILILFPGRIISLIAFFIIGAGVSSVIPLVFSLAGKSKTMSSSVALASVSTMGFFGFLLGPPLIGYLAAWLNLQASFSFIALMALCVTILATRIKSNSNS encoded by the coding sequence ATGACTCAACCTTTTAAAAGCCCCCTCATTAAAGCTAGATGGGCAATTAGTACAATTTTTTTCTGTTATGGTCTAACTTTCGCTAGTTGGGCATCAAGAATTCCAAGCATTCAAGAAAAATTTTCACTATCAGAAGCTGAACTGGGAACTTTACTTTTAATGCTGCCAATTGGTTCTTTTATCTCCTTACCTATTGCAGGAGTTTTAGTAGCTAAATGGAATAGCTTTTCAGTTACCAGACTATCTATTGTTCTTTATTTAATCTCTTTAGTTGCCATTTCTATTTCTGAAAGTATTTACCTACTAGGTTTAGTGCTATTTCTTTTTGGACTAATGGGCAATATGGTAAATATTGCGATCAATACACAAGCCGTGAGTCTGGAGAAAGAATATAAAAAGAATATAATGGCTAGTTTTCACGGAATGTGGAGTTTAGCCGGATTTTTCGGTGCCATAATAGGTGCTTTTATGATTGGAAATGAGATAGTATTGCAATATCATTATACGATCATATTTGCTACTAGCATTCTAGCCTCAATTATTAGCTTTAAATTCCTGATCAAGTCAGATATTGATGAAGAAGATGACAAACCAATATTTGTTATACCAGATAAATCGTTACTCTTGCTCGGTGTAATAGCATTTTGCTCTATGATGTGTGAAGGCACTATGTTTGATTGGAGTGGTGTTTATTATAAAAAGATTGTAAATGCTCCGAAGGACATACTAGGCTTAGCATATACTTTTTTTATGGTCAGTATGGCGGGAACAAGGTTTGTAGCAGATTATTTTACTACAAAGTTTGGTGTTAAGAAAGTAGTCTTCTTTAGTGGTTTATTAAATTTTTCTGGATTATTGATTCTAATTCTTTTCCCAGGCAGAATCATTTCGTTAATAGCATTTTTTATTATAGGGGCTGGGGTTTCTTCCGTAATCCCTTTAGTTTTTAGTTTGGCAGGGAAATCTAAAACCATGAGTTCAAGTGTAGCACTAGCTTCCGTTTCAACTATGGGTTTTTTTGGTTTTCTTTTAGGCCCGCCTTTAATTGGCTATTTGGCAGCATGGTTAAATCTACAAGCGTCATTTAGTTTTATAGCTCTGATGGCATTGTGTGTTACTATTTTGGCTACTCGAATCAAAAGTAATTCAAATTCTTAA
- a CDS encoding PspC domain-containing protein, with translation MKKVQQFIENQAFGVCTRLGEMMDIPTSHIRIFFIYSSFLTFGSPILLYLALAFIRDVRKMLRRGRSKWYY, from the coding sequence ATGAAAAAAGTTCAACAATTCATCGAAAATCAAGCTTTTGGCGTCTGTACTCGACTGGGTGAAATGATGGATATACCTACTTCTCATATTCGTATATTTTTTATTTATTCTTCGTTTTTAACTTTTGGGTCTCCAATTTTACTGTACTTGGCCTTAGCATTTATACGTGATGTACGAAAAATGTTAAGAAGAGGTCGTTCAAAATGGTATTATTAG
- a CDS encoding OmpA family protein, producing the protein MRQLFYAAVLLGTMTFSGCALNKMMQAAEEQAIDVTPNPLELHGEEVAFTVDFQLPSKMLKDGITYTVNPYYVYGDKEIALDAVDFKKADYPNSDTEPVRTSQEFSFNYEDDMNVNGELVMQGTATIEKNGKSASTDRKTYATGIISTSQMVMPSYHAAYADHGYNNKEELIPTNVNFYFDQGRSVLKSSELRSDRGQKFNAFIADKNVTRTVTITGTHSPEGPERINSNLSEDRAKAIENYYKRQMRRYDYKGMADSIKFILKPVVEDWTDFKKALAEYDGITDAQKSEYTSIVNGSGSFEEKEDRLQKLSTYKKVFKDIYPDLRAAKTEVLTVKEKKSDAEISVLAKQVAAEEVSADTLSLEELMYAASMTPSLEEKANLLKAATKKNDDSPVAHNNYGAVHLELAMDAEGNEMTTLVEQAITQFEISNKKSENAEAYANLATAYTMQGNYEKAYDAATKANEMTLSSENERGLMGVKGALEIMMGDYSEASTSLKNTSDSEVNMFNKGLGLLLQGSYENAVSTFEEVAGKTSGKGVHAKAHYLAAVASARLGKEGDVISHLKDAVAADADLKSKALSDLEFSNYSANENFRNALK; encoded by the coding sequence ATGAGACAATTATTTTACGCAGCTGTTCTTTTAGGAACAATGACTTTTTCAGGTTGTGCATTAAACAAGATGATGCAAGCCGCAGAAGAGCAAGCTATCGATGTAACTCCAAATCCTCTTGAGCTTCATGGCGAAGAGGTAGCATTTACGGTAGATTTTCAATTACCTTCAAAAATGCTTAAAGATGGAATCACTTATACAGTAAATCCTTATTATGTCTATGGCGATAAAGAAATTGCTCTAGATGCAGTCGACTTTAAGAAAGCCGATTATCCTAATAGTGATACTGAGCCTGTAAGAACTAGCCAAGAATTTTCATTTAATTATGAAGATGATATGAATGTGAATGGCGAGTTAGTTATGCAAGGAACTGCAACTATTGAAAAAAACGGTAAATCTGCATCAACTGATAGAAAAACTTATGCAACAGGTATCATAAGTACTTCTCAGATGGTTATGCCTTCTTATCACGCTGCATATGCTGATCATGGCTATAACAACAAAGAGGAGTTAATTCCAACTAATGTAAACTTCTATTTTGACCAAGGTAGATCAGTACTGAAGTCTTCTGAACTTAGAAGTGACAGAGGTCAGAAATTCAATGCATTTATTGCTGACAAAAACGTAACTAGAACTGTTACGATTACTGGTACTCACTCACCAGAAGGTCCAGAAAGAATTAACAGCAATTTATCTGAGGATAGAGCAAAAGCTATTGAAAACTACTACAAAAGACAAATGAGACGTTATGACTACAAAGGAATGGCGGATTCAATTAAATTTATCTTGAAGCCAGTAGTTGAAGATTGGACTGATTTCAAAAAAGCTTTAGCTGAATATGACGGTATTACTGATGCTCAGAAAAGCGAATACACTAGTATAGTTAACGGGTCTGGAAGCTTCGAAGAAAAAGAAGATAGATTACAAAAATTATCTACTTACAAAAAAGTATTCAAAGATATCTATCCTGACTTGAGAGCTGCTAAAACAGAAGTTTTAACAGTAAAAGAAAAGAAATCAGATGCTGAAATCTCTGTTTTAGCGAAGCAAGTTGCTGCTGAAGAAGTTTCTGCTGATACTTTATCATTAGAAGAATTGATGTATGCTGCAAGCATGACACCTTCTTTGGAAGAAAAAGCAAATCTTCTGAAAGCTGCTACGAAGAAAAATGATGATAGCCCAGTCGCTCATAATAACTATGGAGCTGTTCATTTAGAACTAGCAATGGACGCTGAAGGTAACGAAATGACTACATTAGTTGAACAAGCTATCACTCAGTTTGAAATTTCTAATAAGAAATCTGAAAATGCTGAAGCTTATGCAAACCTAGCAACTGCTTATACTATGCAAGGCAACTACGAGAAAGCTTATGATGCTGCAACAAAAGCAAATGAAATGACTTTGAGTAGTGAAAATGAAAGAGGTTTAATGGGCGTTAAAGGTGCTTTAGAAATCATGATGGGTGATTACAGCGAAGCTTCAACTTCACTGAAAAACACTTCTGATTCTGAAGTAAACATGTTCAACAAAGGCTTAGGATTGTTGCTTCAAGGAAGTTATGAAAACGCAGTAAGCACGTTCGAAGAAGTTGCTGGTAAAACTTCAGGTAAAGGTGTTCATGCAAAAGCTCATTACTTAGCAGCTGTTGCAAGCGCAAGATTAGGAAAAGAAGGTGATGTAATCAGCCACCTAAAAGATGCTGTTGCAGCTGATGCGGATTTAAAATCTAAAGCATTATCTGATCTTGAATTTTCTAACTATTCAGCAAACGAAAATTTTAGAAACGCATTGAAGTAA
- a CDS encoding pyruvate dehydrogenase complex E1 component subunit beta → MREIQFREALNEAMSEEMRRDENVFIMGEEVAEYNGAYKVTQGMLDEFGPKRVIDTPITELGFSGIGVGAAMNGTRPIIEFMTFNFSLVAIDQVINSAAKMMNMSGGQFNVPIVFRGATGNAGQLASQHSQNFENWYANTPGLKVVVPSNPYDAKGLLKSAIRDNDPVIFMESELMYGDKGEVPESEYLEPIGKAKITKEGSDATLVSFGKMMKVAHAAAEEMEKEGYSIEVIDLRTVRPIDYATIFESVKKTNRCVLVEEAWPLASISGDLAFNIQKTVFDFLDAPILRVNSLDVPVSYAPTLLEAVLPNKERTVKALRKVMYLD, encoded by the coding sequence ATGAGAGAAATTCAGTTTAGAGAAGCACTAAATGAAGCAATGTCCGAAGAGATGAGACGTGATGAAAACGTTTTCATCATGGGTGAGGAAGTTGCAGAATATAATGGTGCATATAAAGTAACCCAAGGAATGTTAGATGAATTCGGTCCTAAGAGAGTAATTGATACTCCTATTACCGAATTAGGATTCTCTGGAATTGGTGTGGGTGCTGCAATGAATGGAACCCGACCAATAATAGAATTCATGACCTTCAATTTTTCATTGGTGGCTATTGATCAAGTAATTAATTCAGCTGCTAAAATGATGAACATGTCCGGTGGACAATTTAACGTTCCTATCGTGTTTAGAGGTGCTACAGGTAATGCTGGTCAACTGGCTTCACAACATTCTCAAAACTTTGAAAACTGGTATGCAAATACTCCAGGACTAAAAGTTGTAGTTCCTTCTAACCCTTATGATGCAAAAGGATTATTGAAATCAGCCATAAGGGATAATGATCCTGTAATTTTCATGGAGTCGGAATTAATGTATGGAGATAAAGGAGAAGTTCCAGAATCAGAATATCTTGAGCCAATAGGCAAAGCTAAAATCACAAAAGAAGGAAGTGATGCAACCTTGGTTTCATTTGGTAAAATGATGAAAGTTGCACATGCAGCAGCCGAAGAAATGGAAAAGGAAGGGTATTCAATAGAAGTAATTGATTTGAGAACAGTTAGACCAATAGATTATGCTACTATTTTTGAATCAGTAAAGAAAACAAATAGATGCGTCCTAGTAGAAGAAGCCTGGCCACTAGCTTCCATTTCTGGTGATTTAGCATTTAATATTCAGAAAACAGTTTTCGACTTTTTAGATGCTCCAATTTTAAGAGTTAATAGTTTAGATGTTCCCGTTTCTTATGCTCCTACCCTGTTGGAAGCTGTTCTACCCAATAAGGAAAGAACAGTTAAAGCATTAAGAAAAGTAATGTATTTAGATTAA
- a CDS encoding RNA polymerase sigma factor, protein MEKNSIYIHQDLIISCKNGDQRAYKQLYMLYAKSMFNIALRIIKNKDEAEDITQEAFIKAYYKINQFDFQATFGAWLKKIVINQALDFLRKENKWEMDVLGDENTPEEDEIDWEDIDLRVDIIKKAIHNLPSGFRTVASLYLFEGYEHQEIAEILSISENTSKSQFHRAKKKIKEFIKHYEEGNRQIGAIYQG, encoded by the coding sequence TTGGAAAAGAATAGTATATACATTCATCAGGATTTGATAATCAGCTGTAAAAATGGCGACCAGAGAGCTTATAAGCAATTATATATGCTTTATGCGAAATCAATGTTCAATATTGCTTTGAGAATCATAAAAAATAAAGACGAAGCAGAGGATATTACACAAGAAGCCTTTATTAAAGCTTATTACAAAATCAATCAATTCGATTTTCAGGCAACATTTGGCGCTTGGTTGAAAAAAATAGTGATTAACCAAGCATTGGATTTCTTAAGAAAAGAAAACAAATGGGAAATGGATGTACTAGGAGATGAAAATACCCCAGAAGAAGACGAAATAGATTGGGAAGATATTGATTTGAGAGTTGACATAATTAAAAAAGCAATTCATAATCTTCCATCAGGATTTAGAACAGTGGCCAGTTTGTATTTATTTGAAGGATATGAACATCAAGAGATTGCAGAAATTCTCTCAATTTCAGAAAATACTTCTAAATCTCAATTTCACAGAGCCAAAAAGAAAATAAAAGAATTCATAAAGCATTATGAGGAAGGTAACAGACAAATTGGAGCAATTTATCAAGGATAA
- a CDS encoding DUF1573 domain-containing protein, with protein MKKAILFFASFFILGTALAQSTESTNGPEITFEEKNHDFGDITQGDVVEHVFKFENTGKQPLIISNVKTTCGCTAPSYPKGEAIAPGATGEITVKFNSRGKMGRQNKVIRIVSNIGEERSIRITTNVLPKDS; from the coding sequence ATGAAAAAGGCAATATTATTTTTCGCATCGTTTTTTATCCTAGGTACTGCATTAGCACAAAGTACAGAAAGCACTAATGGTCCTGAAATCACATTTGAAGAAAAAAACCACGACTTTGGTGATATTACCCAAGGGGATGTGGTAGAACATGTTTTTAAGTTTGAAAATACCGGAAAGCAACCTTTAATAATTTCAAATGTAAAAACCACTTGTGGTTGTACAGCTCCAAGTTATCCGAAAGGGGAAGCTATAGCTCCAGGAGCGACTGGTGAAATAACTGTAAAATTTAATAGTAGAGGCAAAATGGGAAGGCAAAATAAAGTTATTCGAATTGTCTCAAATATAGGAGAAGAAAGAAGTATTAGAATTACTACCAATGTCTTACCAAAAGATTCTTAA